The genomic segment CATGGCCACGGCGTAGCCTTCGCGTCCGAAGCGGCGGGCCAGTGACAGGCCCAGCCCTGGGCCGGCGCCGACGATCAATGCAGTGGGCCATGTGCTCATGCCTTATCTCCGGCGGCGGCTTCCAGAAGCGAGCGTGACAGCGACTTTTGCCCGCCATGATAGGCGTAGCCAGGGCGGCCGTCAGGTTGATTTCGGGGGGCGATTCTGAAATGATCCGGCACTTCCTACGGACTCGGATTCGGGAACTGGAGGGTTACGTGCCGCCGGGCTATCGACCGACCGTTCAGTCATTTTGATGTGTTCCACCCCGTAAGCACCCGCACAAAGGAGCGTGCCATGCTCGAATTCGACCGCAAAGACGCCAAGGCCTGGGCCTTGAAGAAATTGACCGGTTTCTATCAGTGCCCGATCAGCCCCGTCAAAGACGGCAAGATGGACGAGGAGGCGCTGCGCTACAACGTCGAGAAGTTCATCGATGTCGGCATCGATGGCCTGGTGATCGGCGGCTTCATCTCCGAGTGCTGGAGCCTGACCCTGTCGGACTGGTACCGCTATCACGAGGTGGTGGCCGACGTCGCCAAGGGCCGCCTGCCGCTGTGGACCATCATCCTGGACCCGTCGGTGCACCAGGCGATCGAGAAGATGAACTATGTCGAGAAGCTCGGCTTCGAAGGCGCCGAGGTCATCAACCCGGTGGTGCAGCTGCGCACCGACGATGAAATCTTCGACTGGTTCAAGTACCTGACCGATCACACCAACCTGGCCGTGTGCCTGTACCGCACGCCGGTATCGGGCAAGGTGCTGGGCTTTGACCTGATGCGCCGGCTGGCCGATCTGGACACCTGTGTGGCGGTCAAGCAGGGCAGCCTGAGCCGTGCCGAGACGCTCAAGCTGCGTCACGACCTGCGCAAGGATTTCATCGTATCGGACCCGACCGAGGCGGTGTTCCTGGAAGACCTGCGCGTGGGCGGGCAGGTCTGCTGGGGCGAGATTTCCTACCTCGCCTATGGCAAGAAGCGCACTCTCATCGACCAGTACCGCGCGCTGGCGGCGCAGGGCAAGTGGGAAGAGGCTCGCGCGGTCTCCGTGCAGCTGGACCCGGTGCGCGAGTTCCTGGGTGAAATCCTGCTGTGGGAAATCGTGCGCACGGCGACCTACGCCGGCGCGGTGGCCAGCGTCAAGGTGTGGTTCGAGGCGCTCGGCTTCAAGGCCGGCGGCATGATCCCGCCGGTGCGGCCGGTGTCGGACGAGCGGGCCGAGTACATCCGCGCCAAAGTCAAGGAACTGGGCCTGGTCTGAGCCGGCCCCCCATAATCAATTCTGGAGGAATGCAGTCATGCTGGATTACAGTCGCAAGGACGCCAAGGCCTGGGCCGTCGAAAAGATCAAGGGCTTCTACATGTGCCCGATCAGCCCGGTCGGCAACGATTTCCAGTTCGACTACCCCAAACTGCGCGAGAACATCGACAAGTTCGTCGACATGGGTGTCGAGGGTCTGGTGGTCGGCGGTTTCATCTCCGAGTGCTGGAACGTCACGCTCGGCGAGTGGCTGAAGTACCACCAGGTGGTGGCCGAGGCCGCCCGCGGCAAGATTCCGCTGTGGACCATCATCCTGGACCCGTCGGTGCACCAGGCGATCGAGAAGATGAACTACGTCGAGAAGCTCGGCTTCGAAGGCGCCGAGGTCATCAACCCGGTGGTGCAGCTGCGCACCGACGATGAAATCTTCGACTGGTTCAAGTACCTGACCGACCGCACGGACCTGGCCGTATGCCTGTACCGCACGCCGGTCTCCGGCAAGGTGCTGGGCTTTGACCTGATGCGCCGCCTGGCGGATCTGGACACCGTGGTGGCGGTCAAGCAGGGTCACCTGATCCGCGCCGAGACACTCAAGCTGCGTCACGACCTGCGCAAGGACTTCATCGTCTCCGACCCGCTGGAGTCGGTGTTCCTGGAAGACCTGCGCCTGGGCGGCCAGGTGGTGTGGGGCGAGCTGTCCTACATCCTGTACGGCAAGCTGCGTCCGCTGGTCAAGCAGTACCGCGCGCTGGCGGCGCAGGGCAAGTGGGAAGAAGCCCGCGCCGTGTCCGACAAGCTGAACCCGGTGCGCGAGTTCTACGCCGACGTGTTCCTGTGGACCGTCGTTCAGACTGCGACTTATGCCTCGGCGCTGGCCGGCATCAAGGT from the Immundisolibacter sp. genome contains:
- a CDS encoding dihydrodipicolinate synthase family protein, yielding MLDYSRKDAKAWAVEKIKGFYMCPISPVGNDFQFDYPKLRENIDKFVDMGVEGLVVGGFISECWNVTLGEWLKYHQVVAEAARGKIPLWTIILDPSVHQAIEKMNYVEKLGFEGAEVINPVVQLRTDDEIFDWFKYLTDRTDLAVCLYRTPVSGKVLGFDLMRRLADLDTVVAVKQGHLIRAETLKLRHDLRKDFIVSDPLESVFLEDLRLGGQVVWGELSYILYGKLRPLVKQYRALAAQGKWEEARAVSDKLNPVREFYADVFLWTVVQTATYASALAGIKVWFEEIGLNAGRIMPPVREASEEFKDKIRSKLRELGVV
- a CDS encoding dihydrodipicolinate synthase family protein, with amino-acid sequence MLEFDRKDAKAWALKKLTGFYQCPISPVKDGKMDEEALRYNVEKFIDVGIDGLVIGGFISECWSLTLSDWYRYHEVVADVAKGRLPLWTIILDPSVHQAIEKMNYVEKLGFEGAEVINPVVQLRTDDEIFDWFKYLTDHTNLAVCLYRTPVSGKVLGFDLMRRLADLDTCVAVKQGSLSRAETLKLRHDLRKDFIVSDPTEAVFLEDLRVGGQVCWGEISYLAYGKKRTLIDQYRALAAQGKWEEARAVSVQLDPVREFLGEILLWEIVRTATYAGAVASVKVWFEALGFKAGGMIPPVRPVSDERAEYIRAKVKELGLV